The genomic stretch CCATTCTTCCCTGACTGCTGCTCCCTGTTACCAAAACTTATCTTCCATTTTCTGCTCCTTAGCTGTGGTCATACCTCTCCCTTCTTAGAGACCCTCAGAAGCGCTTCTCTCTGCGTACCAATCCCTGATGATATTTTTTTGGTGACTTTTTCCAGATCAGTAGATCTATCCAATGGTATCATCCAAAAACATTAATTTAGTAAATGTAGCacccatttattttatatctcaaaTATTAAATTGCCTTCAGCTTCTTTATCCCTACCTCTAGCCTAAACAAAGCAGTTTGCTTTATTGATCATCTGTCTAGTACAGTGCCAGACACATACTAAGGTACTCACTAAATGTTACTGTTTTTATTCCCTAACACACTTTCAACTCTATTCAAATGCCTAttaaatttgttcattcatttatgcaaCCAACATTTATTGTCAGTTATATGCTAGGCATTcagaatacaaaaatgaataattcaacaGTTTCCAGCCCTCAAAGAGTTCACAGTCTAGTTGAAATGGCAGCTATGTACATAGCTAATTTATAATTCAGAGTGGTAAGGATTTAAGGGATGCACTCGATGTAAATCCAAAATGTCTTAGCGGATATTTCTGCAACATTATGGGTTAAACAAGCTTGTGTGGACTTTCCTGGGAAAATAACTGCAATTATTCATAGCATTGTGTCTAAGGGAAAATGTGTTCTGCATTCCAAACAGtcaatttaaaattgaatttttggaACACAGCCCATTTGTCCCTGGGGGCTGTCTATTTCTCCATTATCTAAGATCCCTATCTGTCTTAGGACAATGTATATCTTTTTACAACTCCCACCTGTTCCATATGGCCTGTGGTGCTAACTGAGGGTTGCTAGTCACCAACTTACTTTCCAGGGCTCAGTGCTACACAACTGAGATAGTCCTCCAGTCAAGCAGGTTGAGTCAAGCAGGTAGGACTAAAGGAACCTCAATCCTGAATTTGTTCAACACTTTACTATTAGGGAAGGtggtagaaaaaggaaaagtcctTCAAGTGAGTGGTGAGACATTGCAGGAATAATATCAAAAAGGGATTGCAGAATAGGGCCGAGCGGCTGTTCACAGAGCAAGTGAAGATGAATACCAGAGGACTTGGATCTCAGCTGAAGGACAGTATTCCAGTTACTGAACTTTCAGCAAGTGGACCTTTTGAACAGCATGATCTTCTTCGAAAAGGTCTACCTTGtgtgaaaaatgaacttttgccCAGTCATCCTCttgaattatcagaaaaaaatttccagctcaaccaagataaaatgaatttttctacaCTAAGAAACATCCAGGGTCTGTTTGCTCCACtaaaattacaaatggaattcAAGGCAGTGCAGCAGGTTCAGCgtcttccatttcttccaagCTCAAACCTTTCATTGGATATTTTAAGGGGTAATGATGAGACTATTGGATTTGAAGATATTCTTAATGACCCGTCACAAAGTGAACTAATGGGAGAACCACACTTGATGGTGGAATATAAACTTGGTTTACTGTAATCTGTTGTGCTGTTCATGAAAATAGAGGGGCTGCATGTTGTTTATAGTCATCTTTTTACTATAATTTGATGTATACAACATTAAAAGTACtgacacatgagaaaaaaaaaagggattgcagagggaaaaaaaaaaaggattgcagGAACAATGTCAAAAGGGGTAGAATAGGACCcctaaaaatatctaaatgtacACTCCTGgacaataaagatttttaaaatgatctttatgaCTCACAGGCAGTCTAGAGACTAGGAATGAAGATTTCTAATGTGACGTTGAGAAAACTAGACTTTATGAGGCAATTATCTTTCTTGTTATTCTTGAACTTTGGGAGGTAGCCTGGGGTAGTGGAATGAGCATGAACAAAGCTTTATTCCAATATATACTGTGtagatttgggaaaaaaaaattcatgttctctgagctttagttttctcatttataaaatggagataataatacttTCCTTGAAGAATTACCCCGGGGAATCATATCTTCATCAAATGTGCTTCTAAAACAGGCAATATGGGTATACAGGTGAAAAAGACAGCTCAGTTCCAGTCTACAGGTTAAGTCAGAAATGAATATACAATTACAATGCAACGAGACAGTATTTCAATATGGTCCTATATAAACATGAGAAGGGACACCTAGTCAGACATGGAAGCCCAGGAAAATATGAAGGAAGAGATATATACAATGGGACCTGAAGGACCAATGGGAACAGAAGAAGGTTAGGAAGAGTTTCTAAACAAAAGGAAGAGCATATAAAAAGGCCTAGAGGAAGAAGTTTGCATGTTTGGGAAACTTCATGTAGTTGAGTAGCAAACACAGTAAAGATAGTACAGGAGGAAAAGTGTTGAAAAATGAGGTTGGAATAACAGAGACCGGATTACAAAGAACTTTGTGGACATTATAAAGGTCATCCTGAGGTTAATGGGGCATCATAAAAAAATTGACTTGGTGTTCAGGGGCAAGATAAGAAGCAGAGAGACCAATTAAGAAGCTACTGCAATATTTCACCAAAAGATGATCTTGCCCAGAGGTTAGCAAATTATAGTCCAAAAGCCAAATCTGGCACCTTGCCTATTTTTGCATGGCGCACAAGATACAAATGCTTTTTACACttcaaagtggtttttaaaaatgaaaataataacattcTATAacatgaaaatgatatgaaattcaattttcagtgtccataaataaagttttattggaacactgcCACAATCAaccacactgagccaaaggcagatgcccaaccactcaccactcaggtgccccatcaagTTTATATCTCAAAGCTAGACCCAAGACCCTAAATACACAGCATCAGACTTATTTATCTAACTGCCTACTGGACATTCACTTGGATGCCCCAGACTACTTCTCAATGTACATGTCTGAAGCTGCTTTCATTATTTCCCTCCATACCTATTTTTTCCTGCTGAATTGCCTGTCTCTGTGAATTTTGGGAATCGTTTCAAGAGTAGAGATTCTATAACCAGATAGCCTGG from Vulpes vulpes isolate BD-2025 chromosome 11, VulVul3, whole genome shotgun sequence encodes the following:
- the LOC112932522 gene encoding proteasome maturation protein encodes the protein MNTRGLGSQLKDSIPVTELSASGPFEQHDLLRKGLPCVKNELLPSHPLELSEKNFQLNQDKMNFSTLRNIQGLFAPLKLQMEFKAVQQVQRLPFLPSSNLSLDILRGNDETIGFEDILNDPSQSELMGEPHLMVEYKLGLL